The following are encoded in a window of Cyanobacteriota bacterium genomic DNA:
- a CDS encoding DUF433 domain-containing protein, whose product MGDLYGGHDPRDIPTYSIGYAARCLRIPAATIRSWTVGQTYPVAKGERFFQPLIPIADRKPRQLSFTNLIELHVLRAIRKHHQLKLSAVRQALDFIDQHFKIDHPLAREQFRTDGVDLFIDRYGEIINVSRQGQLDLRNSLNAHLERIQPDDSGFAIKLYPFTRSDEAHNPKIVVIDPRIAFGRLVIAGTGIPTHIIAERYKAGDSLQDLVDDYECEPSQIEEAIRCELPVAA is encoded by the coding sequence ATGGGTGACTTGTATGGTGGTCATGATCCTAGAGATATTCCCACATACTCTATTGGCTATGCGGCGCGGTGTTTACGAATTCCAGCGGCAACAATCCGATCGTGGACAGTTGGGCAAACCTATCCAGTGGCGAAAGGAGAGCGCTTTTTTCAGCCGTTAATTCCTATTGCTGATCGTAAGCCTCGCCAACTTTCCTTTACGAACCTGATTGAACTTCATGTGCTACGAGCCATTCGTAAGCACCACCAGCTAAAGCTCAGTGCTGTGCGGCAAGCCCTAGACTTTATTGATCAACACTTTAAGATAGACCACCCTCTTGCCCGTGAGCAATTTCGCACCGATGGGGTTGATCTGTTTATTGATCGCTATGGAGAAATCATCAACGTTTCTCGGCAAGGGCAATTGGATTTGAGAAATTCCCTCAATGCCCATCTAGAGCGTATTCAGCCCGATGATTCTGGCTTTGCTATTAAACTTTATCCTTTTACCCGATCTGATGAAGCCCACAACCCTAAGATTGTAGTGATTGATCCAAGAATTGCCTTTGGTCGTCTTGTGATTGCTGGAACTGGAATCCCCACCCATATTATTGCTGAACGGTATAAAGCAGGCGACTCTTTGCAGGATTTAGTCGATGACTATGAGTGTGAGCCAAGCCAAATTGAAGAGGCTATTCGATGTGAATTGCCTGTGGCAGCATGA